A section of the Polynucleobacter sp. AP-Jannik-300A-C4 genome encodes:
- a CDS encoding NAD+ synthase yields MSSQKIALAQINPLLGDLPGNAQLISQAAANAYAQGATLVLTPELSLTGYPPEDLLLRPAFIEAADRELSCLVLELQKFPGLTVIVGHPKKTVAGLQNYASVIRDGKVIAGYAKQELPNHEVFDEVRYFTPGNEACVFENAGIQYGLILCEDAWHAGPSKQAHATGAQVLLVLNASPYHLQKESLRIEVLRKQIALSKMPLVYVNAVGGQDELVFDGGSFALNSAGKVVMTMPQFETALGYVDVNASADLEIGSLVPPSSVEAQAYQALVLGVRDYVQKNRFPGVIIGLSGGVDSALVLAIAVDALGADKVRAVMMASRYTADISWIDAREMAQNLGVQYDEIPISEPVDALEHALAEQFKGLKLDATEENIQARVRGTLLMALSNKTGRLVLTTGNKSEMAVGYCTLYGDMAGGFAVIKDIAKTLVYRLCAYRNSIAPIIPERILTRAPSAELRPDQTDQDSLPSYEVLDGIVERYMEQNQSIAQIIAAGFDPESVEKVTRLIKLNEYKRRQAPPGVRVTTRAFGRDWRYPITSQFRA; encoded by the coding sequence GTGAGCTCGCAAAAAATTGCCCTGGCGCAAATCAACCCTCTTTTGGGTGATTTGCCCGGTAACGCGCAGCTCATTTCTCAAGCCGCCGCAAATGCTTATGCACAAGGCGCCACACTAGTTCTCACGCCAGAGCTCTCGCTCACTGGCTACCCTCCAGAAGACTTACTGCTGCGCCCCGCCTTTATTGAGGCTGCCGATCGTGAGCTCAGTTGTTTAGTGCTGGAACTCCAGAAATTTCCAGGATTGACCGTGATTGTTGGTCACCCCAAAAAGACTGTCGCTGGTTTACAAAACTATGCGTCAGTCATTCGTGATGGCAAAGTCATTGCCGGTTATGCCAAACAAGAATTACCCAATCATGAAGTATTTGATGAGGTGCGCTACTTCACACCAGGCAACGAAGCCTGTGTCTTTGAAAATGCCGGCATCCAATATGGACTCATTCTGTGTGAAGACGCTTGGCATGCAGGCCCTTCTAAGCAGGCTCATGCTACTGGCGCCCAAGTACTCCTGGTTCTCAATGCCTCACCTTATCACCTCCAAAAAGAATCTTTACGTATTGAGGTGCTGCGCAAACAAATTGCCTTAAGCAAGATGCCTTTGGTTTATGTCAATGCAGTAGGCGGCCAAGATGAATTGGTTTTTGATGGTGGATCCTTTGCCTTGAATAGCGCGGGCAAGGTAGTGATGACCATGCCACAGTTTGAAACCGCTCTAGGCTATGTCGATGTCAATGCATCCGCCGACTTAGAGATAGGATCTCTAGTTCCTCCATCAAGCGTAGAAGCTCAGGCCTATCAAGCTCTTGTTTTGGGTGTCCGAGACTATGTTCAGAAGAACCGTTTTCCAGGAGTCATTATTGGCCTCTCGGGTGGGGTTGATTCAGCATTAGTTCTGGCAATAGCTGTTGATGCATTGGGGGCAGACAAAGTTCGCGCCGTCATGATGGCCTCTCGCTATACCGCTGATATCTCTTGGATTGATGCTAGAGAAATGGCTCAGAATCTGGGTGTTCAATATGATGAAATCCCCATTAGCGAACCTGTTGATGCTTTAGAGCATGCCTTGGCTGAGCAATTCAAGGGCCTCAAACTGGACGCCACCGAGGAAAATATTCAGGCGCGAGTACGTGGCACTCTCCTAATGGCGCTCTCTAATAAAACCGGCCGCCTAGTTCTTACAACCGGTAATAAAAGTGAAATGGCTGTGGGCTACTGCACTCTCTATGGAGATATGGCCGGTGGCTTTGCAGTCATTAAGGATATCGCCAAAACCTTGGTCTATCGCTTGTGCGCTTACCGCAACAGTATTGCCCCAATTATTCCGGAGCGGATTTTGACGCGCGCTCCTTCTGCAGAATTGCGTCCCGACCAAACCGATCAAGATAGCCTGCCATCATATGAAGTATTGGATGGCATCGTAGAGCGCTATATGGAGCAAAACCAATCCATCGCCCAAATTATTGCCGCCGGCTTTGATCCAGAAAGCGTAGAAAAAGTTACCCGCCTGATTAAGCTCAATGAGTACAAGCGTCGCCAAGCACCTCCGGGTGTTCGTGTGACCACCAGAGCCTTTGGGCGTGACTGGCGCTATCCTATTACCTCCCAATTTAGGGCGTAA
- a CDS encoding DNA translocase FtsK, with product MPRLLLEARWFISVGLCLGLLAILVTYSKADPAWSHASFEAPKNLGGRFGAYLADLMLYIFGISAFWWVVLFGRRVLSGWRELWSIPLPVDPDAKPDSLLMRWLGFGLTILSSMGLESIRLHSLTWELPRPPGGILGELIGDPLQMTLGFTGSTLVLLFTLCAGLSLFLHFSWLDVAEKVGRSLELAYNRLRERRDSEEDRKLGEAAAEEREEFVEEFRGRVEIAKPIQIVRAPVEIVKSARVEREKQQPLFVDIPDSELPPLALLDPVPEAKETISADVLEFTSRLIERKLAEFNVEVKVIAAYPGPVVTRYEIDPAVGVKGSQIVNLSRDLARSLGVVSMRVVETIPGKTCMALELPNPTRQSVYLSEILSSQVYNDSHSNLTLSLGKDISGSPIVADLAKMPHCLVAGTTGAGKSVGINAMILSILFKAKPDEVRLIMIDPKMLEMAMYDKIPHLLCPVVTDMKQAYNALNWAVNEMERRYKLMSKFGVRNLAGFNKKILEAEEKGEKLTNPFSLTPDDPEPIYKAPVIVIVIDELADLMMVSGKKIEELIARIAQKARAAGIHLVLATQRPSVDVITGLIKANVPTRISFQVSSKIDSRTILDQQGAEALLGMGDMLYMAPGTGLPVRVHGAFVSDDEVHRVVEWLKEKGEANYIDGVLEGADESTMDALTGEGGGEADPLYDQAVAIVLENKRPSISLVQRHLRIGYNRAARLLEDMEKAGLVSKMGNGGNREILHRPSE from the coding sequence ATGCCCCGTCTCCTTCTAGAGGCTCGGTGGTTTATCTCTGTTGGCCTTTGTTTGGGCTTATTAGCTATTTTGGTGACTTATTCGAAGGCAGACCCTGCTTGGTCGCATGCTAGCTTTGAGGCTCCCAAGAACCTGGGAGGGCGTTTCGGGGCCTATTTAGCCGATTTAATGCTCTACATCTTCGGTATTTCGGCTTTTTGGTGGGTAGTGCTCTTTGGCCGTAGGGTGCTCAGCGGATGGCGTGAGCTTTGGAGTATCCCTTTGCCAGTAGACCCTGATGCCAAACCAGACTCTCTACTAATGCGTTGGTTAGGCTTTGGGCTGACTATATTGAGTAGCATGGGCCTCGAGTCCATTCGCTTACATTCCTTGACCTGGGAGCTTCCAAGACCTCCTGGAGGCATTTTGGGTGAGTTGATCGGCGACCCATTGCAAATGACCTTAGGTTTTACTGGTTCCACACTAGTCTTGCTGTTCACCCTTTGCGCAGGACTGTCTTTATTTCTCCATTTTTCCTGGTTAGATGTTGCGGAAAAGGTGGGGCGATCTCTTGAGCTTGCCTACAACCGCTTGCGCGAGCGACGCGATAGTGAAGAGGATCGCAAGCTAGGAGAGGCTGCGGCTGAAGAGCGTGAAGAGTTTGTTGAGGAGTTCCGCGGGCGCGTTGAAATTGCTAAGCCAATACAGATTGTTCGAGCACCTGTAGAGATTGTAAAAAGTGCTCGAGTTGAGCGTGAGAAACAGCAGCCACTGTTTGTAGACATTCCTGATTCAGAATTGCCACCTTTGGCTTTACTTGATCCTGTGCCGGAAGCGAAAGAAACCATCTCAGCTGATGTATTGGAATTTACTTCTCGTCTCATCGAGCGCAAGCTAGCTGAGTTCAATGTAGAAGTTAAAGTGATTGCCGCTTACCCAGGTCCAGTGGTGACTCGTTATGAAATCGATCCAGCGGTTGGCGTGAAGGGTAGTCAGATCGTCAATCTTTCACGTGACTTAGCACGATCCCTAGGTGTTGTGAGTATGCGCGTGGTAGAAACCATTCCAGGTAAGACTTGCATGGCTTTGGAGTTGCCAAACCCAACGCGTCAATCGGTTTATCTTTCCGAGATTTTGAGTTCCCAGGTTTATAACGATAGTCACTCCAACTTGACTCTCTCTTTGGGTAAAGATATTTCAGGTAGTCCGATCGTTGCTGACTTGGCAAAGATGCCTCACTGCTTAGTTGCTGGTACGACTGGTGCTGGTAAGTCTGTTGGTATCAATGCCATGATTCTGTCTATCCTCTTCAAGGCGAAGCCGGATGAAGTTCGTCTGATCATGATTGATCCGAAGATGCTGGAGATGGCAATGTATGACAAGATCCCGCATCTCTTATGTCCAGTGGTAACTGACATGAAGCAGGCCTATAACGCGCTCAATTGGGCTGTCAATGAGATGGAGCGCCGCTACAAGTTGATGAGTAAGTTTGGTGTGCGTAACCTTGCCGGCTTTAATAAAAAGATTTTAGAAGCCGAGGAGAAAGGTGAGAAGCTCACCAATCCATTTAGCTTAACTCCGGATGATCCAGAGCCAATCTACAAAGCGCCAGTGATCGTCATCGTGATTGATGAGTTGGCTGACTTGATGATGGTCTCAGGCAAGAAGATCGAAGAGTTAATTGCACGTATTGCTCAGAAGGCCCGTGCTGCAGGTATTCATTTAGTATTGGCGACTCAACGTCCAAGCGTGGATGTGATTACTGGTCTGATTAAAGCGAACGTACCAACGCGCATTTCTTTCCAGGTGAGCTCTAAGATTGATAGCCGTACCATCCTAGATCAGCAGGGCGCTGAAGCACTGCTCGGTATGGGTGACATGCTCTACATGGCACCGGGCACTGGATTGCCTGTGCGTGTCCATGGTGCTTTCGTATCGGATGATGAAGTCCACCGTGTGGTCGAATGGCTTAAGGAAAAAGGCGAAGCCAATTACATTGACGGTGTTCTTGAAGGCGCTGATGAATCTACGATGGATGCACTAACAGGTGAAGGTGGTGGTGAAGCCGATCCTTTATACGATCAGGCAGTCGCTATCGTTCTAGAAAACAAGCGCCCATCGATTTCTTTGGTGCAGCGTCACTTGCGTATTGGTTACAACCGAGCAGCCCGTTTACTCGAGGATATGGAGAAGGCAGGTTTAGTTTCGAAGATGGGTAATGGCGGTAATCGCGAGATCCTCCATCGCCCTTCAGAATAA
- a CDS encoding DNA-binding transcriptional regulator, with translation MKKIIRVSVDPNNPSGFPKGFVDKKLLDATSERLIKLHQQQDDAEAMLDAAQYAKGVRERIGLSQQEFSKRIEVSLETIRNWEQGKRSPTGAAKALLKILDRAPEIALLALSV, from the coding sequence ATGAAGAAAATCATTCGAGTTAGCGTGGATCCAAATAATCCAAGCGGCTTCCCTAAGGGATTCGTCGATAAGAAACTACTGGATGCAACATCAGAGCGTTTAATTAAATTGCATCAACAGCAGGATGATGCTGAGGCTATGTTGGATGCCGCTCAATATGCAAAAGGTGTGCGCGAGAGAATTGGTTTATCTCAGCAGGAGTTCTCTAAGCGCATCGAAGTCTCTCTAGAAACCATTCGAAACTGGGAGCAAGGTAAACGCAGTCCCACTGGTGCAGCTAAAGCTTTGTTGAAAATTTTAGATAGAGCACCTGAGATTGCATTGTTGGCTCTCAGCGTTTGA
- the serS gene encoding serine--tRNA ligase produces MIDPQLLRKDIAAVATRLATRKFQLDVEKFNILESERKSLQTRTEELQAKRNQLAKAIGMKKGKGEDASAEMAEATQINVDMESGAARLAILQTEIADFLMGIPNLPDETVPVGKDETENKEVKRWGKIPEFSFPVKDHVDLGAPLGLDFESAAKISGSRFVVLKGPVARLHRALAQFMIDLHTGQHAYEELYVPLMVNAASMRGTGQLPKFEEDLFKVPRQMGGEDGAGEAKIENFYLIPTAEVPVTNLMRDTITAVEELPLKFVAHTPCFRSEAGSYGRDVRGMIRQHQFEKVELVQIAKPEESMQLLEELTSHAEKVLELLELPYRKVLLCTGDMGFGSTKTYDLEVWIPSQNVYREISSCSNMGDFQARRMQVRFKSGQGKPELVHTLNGSGLAVGRTGVALLENFQQADGSIAIPKALRPYLGGLEVLKPA; encoded by the coding sequence ATGATTGATCCGCAATTACTCCGCAAAGATATCGCAGCCGTTGCTACCCGTTTAGCTACTCGCAAATTCCAACTGGATGTTGAGAAGTTCAACATCTTAGAGTCTGAGCGCAAATCTTTGCAAACTCGTACTGAGGAGTTGCAAGCTAAGCGTAACCAATTAGCTAAGGCTATTGGTATGAAAAAAGGTAAGGGTGAGGATGCTTCTGCTGAGATGGCTGAAGCGACACAGATCAACGTGGATATGGAGTCTGGCGCAGCACGCTTAGCAATTTTGCAGACAGAGATTGCGGATTTTTTAATGGGCATTCCTAACCTACCGGATGAAACAGTTCCGGTAGGTAAAGATGAAACTGAAAACAAGGAAGTAAAGCGATGGGGCAAAATCCCCGAGTTTTCATTTCCAGTAAAAGATCATGTGGACTTAGGCGCACCATTGGGTCTGGATTTTGAATCTGCTGCAAAAATTAGTGGCTCACGCTTCGTGGTTCTCAAGGGACCTGTTGCTAGATTGCATCGCGCCTTAGCGCAATTCATGATTGATCTACATACAGGTCAGCATGCTTATGAAGAGCTCTATGTACCCCTGATGGTGAACGCAGCATCTATGCGCGGCACTGGTCAGCTACCTAAGTTTGAAGAGGATCTATTTAAGGTTCCGCGTCAGATGGGTGGTGAAGATGGTGCGGGCGAAGCGAAGATTGAAAACTTTTATCTCATTCCAACTGCAGAAGTGCCGGTGACGAATTTGATGCGCGACACCATTACGGCGGTTGAAGAGTTGCCATTAAAGTTTGTTGCTCATACCCCATGCTTTAGATCTGAGGCTGGTAGCTATGGACGTGATGTACGCGGCATGATTCGCCAGCACCAGTTTGAAAAAGTAGAGCTCGTACAAATTGCCAAACCAGAAGAATCAATGCAGTTACTTGAGGAATTAACTTCACATGCAGAAAAGGTGTTGGAGTTGTTGGAGTTACCTTACAGAAAAGTACTACTCTGTACGGGCGATATGGGTTTTGGCAGCACCAAGACCTATGACTTAGAAGTTTGGATTCCGTCACAAAATGTTTACCGTGAAATTAGCTCTTGCTCCAATATGGGTGACTTCCAAGCAAGACGGATGCAGGTAAGATTTAAATCTGGCCAAGGAAAGCCAGAGTTAGTTCACACCTTGAATGGCTCTGGCCTTGCGGTTGGTAGAACAGGTGTTGCACTACTGGAGAACTTCCAGCAAGCTGATGGCAGCATAGCTATTCCGAAAGCCTTGCGACCATACTTGGGCGGCTTGGAAGTATTAAAGCCCGCCTAA
- the trxB gene encoding thioredoxin-disulfide reductase, which translates to MTTNTPKHSKVLILGSGPAGYTAAVYAARANLNPTLITGLAQGGQLMTTTDVENWPADPDGVQGPELMDRFLKHAERFNTNIIFDHIHTAALTEKPIRLVGDSGTYTCDALIISTGASAQYIGLPSEEAFMGRGVSGCATCDGFFYRNQDVCVVGGGNTAVEEALYLTGIAKKVTVIHRRDKFRAEPILNDRLMAKVTEGKVELKLNSTLDEVLGDEKGVIGVRIKKADGSTEDIAVTGAFIAIGHKPNTELFVGQLDMNNGYIKTHSGLEGNATATNIPGVFAAGDVQDHIYRQAITSAGTGCMAALDAQRYLETLD; encoded by the coding sequence ATGACTACAAATACCCCAAAACACTCTAAAGTTCTCATCCTCGGTTCGGGCCCTGCCGGCTACACGGCTGCCGTTTATGCAGCCCGCGCCAATTTGAACCCAACCCTTATTACCGGCTTGGCACAGGGCGGTCAACTAATGACCACTACTGATGTAGAAAACTGGCCTGCAGACCCAGATGGTGTCCAAGGACCTGAACTCATGGATCGCTTTTTAAAGCATGCAGAGCGCTTTAATACCAACATCATCTTTGACCACATTCATACTGCAGCCTTAACTGAAAAGCCTATTCGTTTAGTTGGCGATTCTGGCACCTACACCTGTGATGCTTTAATTATTTCCACGGGCGCATCTGCTCAATATATCGGCCTTCCTAGTGAGGAAGCGTTTATGGGTCGTGGCGTCTCTGGATGCGCAACATGCGATGGCTTCTTTTATCGGAATCAAGACGTTTGCGTAGTGGGTGGCGGTAACACTGCTGTTGAAGAGGCACTCTATCTCACAGGAATTGCCAAGAAAGTAACCGTGATTCACCGTCGCGATAAATTCCGCGCGGAGCCAATTCTCAACGACCGCCTCATGGCGAAAGTAACTGAAGGCAAAGTGGAGCTCAAGTTGAACTCAACTCTTGATGAGGTCCTGGGCGATGAAAAAGGTGTGATTGGTGTTCGCATTAAGAAGGCTGATGGCAGCACGGAAGATATTGCTGTAACTGGTGCCTTTATTGCAATTGGTCACAAACCCAATACCGAATTGTTTGTTGGTCAGCTCGATATGAACAACGGCTACATCAAGACTCACTCTGGCCTGGAAGGCAATGCAACTGCTACTAATATTCCAGGCGTATTTGCGGCGGGTGATGTGCAGGACCACATCTATCGCCAGGCAATTACTAGTGCGGGCACAGGCTGTATGGCTGCTTTGGATGCACAACGTTACTTGGAGACTTTGGATTAA
- a CDS encoding outer membrane lipoprotein carrier protein LolA, which produces MAVIARSSIALQNKATPLRRFLSVATTIFISLAPFAFSSSAFAEGESGAEQLRQFVRNSKTAEGDFMQQQLRAPKANEPQDKGLKVVRQTQGRFVFQRPGRFIWDTQKPYEQKLIADGKQLILWDKDLNQATFRPAGQALAATPAAILFGETSLDQHFELVDGEDRLDMKWVALVPKKNPNAKNGNDLPYTKISVGMANGLPKALELIDGLGSVVLVTLDKIQLNINLPASRFTFNPPAGAEVLRLN; this is translated from the coding sequence ATGGCGGTAATCGCGAGATCCTCCATCGCCCTTCAGAATAAGGCGACTCCATTGCGTAGATTTTTATCCGTAGCAACAACCATCTTTATCAGCCTTGCGCCCTTTGCATTTTCAAGTTCCGCATTTGCTGAGGGTGAGAGTGGTGCAGAGCAGTTGCGTCAGTTTGTGCGAAATTCTAAAACTGCAGAAGGTGATTTTATGCAGCAGCAGTTGCGCGCACCCAAGGCAAATGAACCCCAAGACAAAGGTTTAAAAGTAGTTCGTCAAACACAAGGACGTTTTGTATTTCAGCGCCCAGGTCGATTTATTTGGGATACCCAAAAGCCTTATGAACAAAAACTCATTGCCGATGGCAAACAACTTATTTTGTGGGATAAGGATTTAAATCAAGCAACTTTTAGACCGGCTGGACAAGCTTTAGCGGCTACACCAGCAGCAATCCTGTTCGGGGAGACTTCCTTAGACCAGCATTTTGAGTTAGTTGACGGTGAAGATCGCCTAGATATGAAATGGGTTGCTCTAGTACCCAAGAAAAATCCGAATGCAAAGAATGGTAATGACTTGCCTTACACCAAGATCTCAGTGGGCATGGCCAATGGTCTGCCTAAAGCGCTCGAGCTCATTGATGGCCTGGGTAGCGTGGTTCTGGTTACTTTAGACAAGATCCAGCTCAATATCAATTTGCCTGCCAGTCGCTTTACTTTCAATCCGCCGGCTGGCGCAGAAGTCTTACGCTTAAACTAA
- a CDS encoding P-II family nitrogen regulator, with translation MKLITSIIKPFKLDEVREALAEVGVTGLTVTEVKGFGRQKGHTELYRGAEYVVDFLPKVKVEVVVASDRVDSAIEAITKAARTGKIGDGKIFVSPIEQAIRIRTGETNDSAV, from the coding sequence ATGAAGCTAATCACATCCATTATTAAGCCGTTCAAACTTGACGAAGTTCGTGAAGCCTTAGCTGAAGTAGGCGTTACCGGACTCACTGTTACTGAAGTTAAAGGCTTTGGTCGCCAAAAAGGTCATACCGAACTCTATCGTGGAGCCGAGTATGTAGTCGACTTTTTGCCTAAAGTAAAAGTAGAGGTAGTCGTTGCATCTGATCGCGTAGACTCCGCAATCGAAGCAATTACTAAAGCAGCACGTACTGGCAAGATTGGCGATGGCAAAATTTTTGTTAGCCCAATTGAGCAGGCTATTCGTATTCGTACTGGCGAGACTAACGACTCAGCAGTCTAA
- a CDS encoding helix-turn-helix transcriptional regulator, whose protein sequence is MNSNSTPPEIVKEAFAEAREKLGLSTKELGVKACLSTRQIEQIESGEMSSFYGAQIKFTAAKKVAKLLNLSDEDAFDYGAQAQEIFTPSSDDLPIAEAKLVQTPKLEEEKRVQPARVEVAEEVAQPKESVKELAKEIPEPAKKVQSTENSSPSATAESKPKSQKNRFLWLSVIAAAVFAVINLRPLLFAEKPEEIIVVKEAIVEPVPAATPAEPPPVATAPPAVVAPVLTAPVVSAEASTACPAEEGIISYKPDAPRKAAEMVYVQAKSKQVVCVNDASGKLQNKLLESGVGASFYGKPPFKVLTSDLSQVDIFFQGAKVRLTNSNHKTLVLEAAEVVTTSPDRTDSQLR, encoded by the coding sequence GTGAATTCAAACTCTACGCCACCTGAGATTGTCAAAGAGGCCTTTGCAGAGGCTAGGGAAAAGCTTGGCCTCTCCACTAAGGAGCTTGGCGTAAAAGCCTGTCTGTCTACTCGTCAGATTGAGCAAATCGAAAGTGGTGAAATGAGCTCCTTCTACGGAGCTCAAATTAAATTTACGGCTGCTAAAAAAGTGGCGAAGCTACTCAACTTAAGTGATGAGGATGCGTTTGACTACGGCGCCCAAGCTCAAGAGATATTCACTCCAAGTTCAGATGATCTGCCTATTGCAGAAGCTAAGTTGGTTCAAACTCCAAAGCTTGAGGAAGAGAAGCGAGTTCAACCTGCAAGGGTAGAGGTAGCGGAAGAAGTTGCTCAGCCAAAAGAATCAGTAAAAGAACTGGCAAAAGAAATACCAGAGCCCGCTAAAAAAGTTCAGTCCACAGAAAATTCATCGCCTAGTGCCACAGCTGAATCAAAACCTAAATCACAAAAGAACCGCTTTCTTTGGCTGAGCGTGATTGCTGCTGCAGTTTTTGCTGTGATTAATTTGCGCCCATTGTTATTTGCGGAGAAGCCAGAAGAAATCATTGTTGTTAAGGAGGCAATTGTTGAGCCAGTTCCTGCGGCAACCCCAGCGGAGCCTCCCCCAGTTGCTACAGCCCCTCCGGCAGTTGTTGCCCCAGTGCTTACGGCTCCCGTTGTCAGTGCTGAGGCATCAACAGCCTGTCCTGCTGAGGAGGGCATCATCAGTTACAAACCAGATGCACCTCGTAAGGCGGCAGAAATGGTTTATGTGCAAGCAAAATCAAAGCAAGTTGTCTGCGTAAACGATGCTTCTGGAAAGTTACAAAATAAGTTGCTTGAGTCTGGTGTAGGCGCATCTTTTTATGGCAAACCACCATTTAAAGTCCTAACGAGTGACCTTTCTCAGGTGGATATCTTTTTTCAGGGCGCAAAAGTCCGCCTGACTAATTCAAATCACAAAACTCTAGTGTTGGAAGCTGCTGAGGTGGTGACTACGTCGCCTGACCGGACCGACTCTCAGTTGCGCTAA
- a CDS encoding YggT family protein gives MLIQIANLILQVLVSIVAGACLLRCYLQWLAFNLGAGQSKSIGAYILPLSNWIVLPLRRFVPSIGRFDLASCVAAYLLILAKISILLLISGATSIDISWLALALVDTLNLTLSGLVGLVFINIILSWVGTGTQIQFLVSLLVNPLLTPIRRVIPNFGALDLSPLALLLILQILQIILGNLKI, from the coding sequence ATGTTGATACAAATTGCCAACCTCATTCTTCAGGTACTCGTTAGCATTGTTGCGGGAGCCTGCCTTTTACGCTGCTATTTACAGTGGCTTGCCTTCAATTTAGGCGCAGGGCAAAGTAAGTCTATTGGCGCTTATATTCTGCCTTTAAGCAATTGGATTGTTCTTCCGCTAAGACGCTTCGTACCCAGTATTGGTCGCTTTGATCTAGCGAGTTGTGTCGCAGCCTATCTTTTAATTTTGGCCAAAATTTCGATCCTACTATTGATCTCTGGCGCTACTTCGATTGATATCTCTTGGTTAGCACTGGCATTAGTTGATACGCTGAACCTGACTCTTTCAGGTCTAGTTGGCCTGGTTTTTATCAACATCATTCTTTCCTGGGTTGGCACAGGAACTCAAATTCAGTTTCTAGTATCACTATTGGTTAACCCCCTACTCACTCCGATTAGAAGGGTAATACCCAACTTTGGTGCCTTAGATTTATCTCCACTCGCTCTACTACTGATCCTTCAGATACTTCAGATTATTCTTGGGAATTTAAAGATTTAA
- the ppa gene encoding inorganic diphosphatase, with translation MSYDKVSPGKKIPETFNVIIEIPMNADPVKYEVDKETGCLFVDRFMGTAMHYPCNYGYIPKTIAGDGDPVDVLVITPFALVPGSVVSCRAIGMLEMEDEGGQDAKLLAVPEDKILPIYKHLQKPEDVNELLLAQIQHFFEHYKDLEKGKWVKVKGWTGVAGAHKEILDGIEGYAKSQK, from the coding sequence ATGAGTTACGACAAGGTCAGCCCAGGCAAGAAAATCCCAGAAACATTCAACGTCATTATTGAGATCCCAATGAATGCGGATCCAGTGAAGTATGAAGTGGATAAAGAAACTGGCTGCCTCTTCGTAGATCGCTTCATGGGTACAGCAATGCACTATCCATGCAACTACGGTTACATCCCAAAAACGATTGCTGGTGACGGCGATCCTGTTGACGTTCTCGTTATTACTCCATTTGCATTGGTACCAGGCTCAGTAGTGAGCTGCCGCGCCATCGGAATGTTGGAGATGGAAGATGAAGGCGGACAAGATGCGAAGTTGTTGGCTGTTCCAGAAGATAAGATTTTGCCAATCTACAAGCATTTGCAAAAGCCTGAAGATGTAAACGAATTACTCCTCGCTCAAATTCAACACTTCTTCGAGCACTATAAAGATCTCGAAAAAGGTAAGTGGGTAAAAGTTAAAGGTTGGACTGGTGTTGCTGGTGCCCATAAAGAAATTTTGGATGGCATCGAAGGCTATGCCAAGTCACAGAAGTAA
- a CDS encoding peroxiredoxin, with protein MSEMTVQFPRLNERAPEFNAKTTFGEKKLSDYEGKWLILFSHPADFTPVCTTEFIGFAKAAETFKSMNCELLGLSIDSLFSHLAWVRNIEEKFGQKITFPIIEDIKMEVASAYGMVHPGAADTQAVRATFFIDPKGILRAMVYYPMSNGRSINEFVRLLQAMQTSDKNSVATPEGWTPGCDVIVPPPKTSEAADKRASEGYNTVDWYYSTKKL; from the coding sequence ATGAGTGAAATGACAGTGCAATTCCCAAGATTAAACGAGAGAGCTCCAGAATTTAACGCTAAGACGACTTTTGGAGAGAAGAAGCTATCTGACTATGAAGGTAAGTGGTTGATTCTCTTTTCTCATCCGGCAGACTTTACTCCGGTATGCACAACTGAATTTATTGGCTTTGCTAAAGCAGCAGAGACCTTCAAATCCATGAACTGTGAGTTATTGGGCTTGTCAATCGACAGCCTCTTCTCTCACTTAGCTTGGGTCAGAAACATTGAGGAGAAGTTTGGACAAAAGATTACTTTCCCGATTATTGAAGATATCAAAATGGAAGTAGCTTCTGCCTATGGCATGGTGCATCCAGGTGCAGCCGATACACAAGCAGTGCGTGCCACCTTCTTTATCGACCCTAAAGGTATTCTACGTGCTATGGTTTATTACCCAATGAGTAATGGCCGCTCTATTAATGAATTTGTTCGCTTATTGCAGGCAATGCAAACCAGTGATAAGAATTCAGTAGCGACCCCAGAAGGTTGGACTCCCGGTTGCGATGTGATCGTGCCGCCGCCAAAAACTTCAGAGGCTGCCGATAAGCGTGCCAGCGAGGGTTACAACACGGTAGATTGGTACTACAGCACTAAAAAACTGTAA